Genomic segment of Caldanaerobius polysaccharolyticus DSM 13641:
TAAAAAAGGCCTAAAAAAATGCCGCCATACATGCATATTAAAAAAACCAATATCTGATTCGCTATGCTTCCTTCCATAATACCACTCCAACACCTTCATCTAATAGAAAAACCCCCTTTTAAAAACAAGGAGGTAAGGTGTTACCTAAACATTTTGCTCAATAAACCTCTGCTCTGGCCTTTAATATTCTCTTTATTGGTATAATTTAGGCTTATTATGGTGCCTTCAATCACAAGCTCCCCTTCGTCCAGGTTTAGCTTGTTTATATGCAAATCCTTGCCTTTTATAGCTAATCCTCCCAGGTTTGTAGAGAGGTTGACGCTGTCGTCGTTAAAGCTCATAACTTCCACAACCCCGCTTATTTTAGCTTTCTGGCGTCCTTCTATGAATACATTGTGAGGCGCATCCATGCCTAATCACCTTCTTACCCTGTCTAGTATAATATATGCAGGGCGGAAGAAGTTATGACTCTACAACATCTTATACATCTCACCAGCATTTTCTTTTAGCACATGCTCCTGTACCTGGGTTACCATTACTTTAACCGTCCTGGTGCCCAGTTGCAATTCAATCACATCTCCCACTTGCACATCCGTTCCGGCCTTCGCTACTTTTCCATTTACCAAAACGCGCCCTTCATCGCAGGCCTCTTTTGCCACTGTCCTGCGCTTTATCAACCTCGAAACCTTAAGGTATTTATCTAACCTCATACGCCACCACCGCATCCCATAAATCTAATAAAAAAATCAGGTCGCGCGACCCGATTTTTATTTAACTCTTTCTTTGAGCAATTTACCAGCTTTAAACACGGGAGCCTTTGAAGCAGGTATCATAATCTCCTCTTTTGTCTGGGGATTTATACCCTTGCGCTCAGCTCTTTCTCTGACCTCAAAGGTCCCAAAGCCCACCAGCTGTATTTTGTCTCCCTTTTCCAGGGCTTCAATAACCGTCTCTATAAAAGCATCCAATGCTTTCTCAGCGTCTTTTTTAGTAAGCTCGCTTTTTTCTGCAATGCTTGAAACTACATCTGCCTTATTCACCTTAAAACCTCCCTATTTCGTATTTTATAAATAGTTTCTTGCATTAATATATTCTGCAAAAAATCGCAAAATCCTGCTTTTTAAAGCTATTTTTGATCATCCTCTTGCAAATTATGCGATTTTGCTTCGTTCCATAGAGCATCCATCTCCGATAAACTCATGTCCTGTACAGATTTTCCCTTCTCTGCCGCTTTCTTTTCTATATAGCTAAACCTGCTTATAAACTTTTCTATAGTGCCAGTGAGAGCCTGTTCTGGTTCTACTTTTAAAAACCTAGACACATTTACACACGCAAACAGCACATCGCCCATTTCTTCTACAATTTTTTCCCTGTCTCCTGATTTATATACCTCCTTTAACTCGTTTATCTCCTCATAGAGCTTGTCCATCGCATCTTCTACCTTATCCCAATCAAAACCTACTTTAGCCGCCTTGTGTTGCACTTTATAGCTTCTCATAAGCGCCGGCAGCTCCTTAGGTATATCTTTCAATATCTGAGTAGTTGAAGTATACCCTTTTTCCCCTTTTTTTATTTCATCCCAATTGCTTAAAACTTCATCGGTACCGCTGACTTTCACGCCAGAAAAGATGTGGGGATGTCTCAGGATCATTTTGCTGCATACGCCATTTATAACATCGCCGATGTCAAATAACCCCTCTTCTTCAGCTATCCTAGAATGAAAGACCACCTGAAACAATACGTCTCCCAGCTCCTCCTGAAGCTTACCAGGGTCTTTTTTGTTGATAGCTTCTATAACCTCATAGCATTCTTCAATGAGGTATTGTTTTAAACTCTCATGGGTCTGTTCCCTGTCCCATGGACACCCGCCTTCACCCCTTAACCTCTCCATTATACCCACAAGGTCTCTAAAATCATAGGGCGATGAAGAAGCAGGAGGTATGTAAATGCACGTCAGGTGATCAATGTCTTTTTGCATATCCAGTTGGAACAATTTAATTCTCCTTACCGACTCCTGTTTAGGTATCCCCGCCGACCTGACGAACATGATGTCCTGTTCAGGATCATACACCTTCATAAGTTTTAATTTGATGTCTGAAGCCACCAACGCATCGTACACCTGTGTTATTATATTACCGCAAGAGCGGTCAGGCATCTGCGACCCCAAAGAGAGACCATCGATAATCTTCAAGCCGTTTACAGGATCGTACTTTACAGCTGTAATAACAGCATCTATAAAGCTAACAGCAGAATGTATACATACGTTTATACCTTTTTTCTGTGCTAAATTCATCAAGTGCTCTACAGATTTCTCAGCTATAAGGGGATGCCCTGGAACAGCGTAAGCCACTTTTTTACCACTCAGTACCTTCTCTATGAGAAAATCAGCAATTTTTATGTACACTTGCTCAAAGGAATCACTGCTGTCGTACAAAAAATCGAAGGTCTCGTACTTAAACCCGTTTTTGTCCAACCACTCCGCAGAAGGGTGCCTTTTAGTCCTCAAGTAAATTTCGTCCGACCACTTCAAAACCTCTTCCGTTTGCTTCGTAATAAAACTTTCGTTTCCAGGGCCCAACCCTACTACATTAATCTCCATACGACATCACCGCTTATTATTTTACTACCATTTACTTTTAAAGACAACAAAAAAGACCTGGAGAAGACCAGATCAATCGTAATCCCTAAACAAAGGAGGCGGGGTAGGCTTAAGCGGTACCGCTATCTGTCCTGTCAGCGCGTCAATGTGCATCAACCAGTACCCATCTGCGTCGTACTCCATCCGCTGGCCTTTTGCAGGTCTCCAGCAGACAAACCCCGTAAGGCCTCCATAAGGTTGATCAAAGGCGTTAAATTTGCCCGGCATAGCGTAAACTATGTATTTTACTTTATTGTCTTGGAAAGCTAATCCCATCAAGTAGTGATCCTTATCAAAAGCGTAGCCATTTTCCACCTTCCACCATCTATAACCATCCAAACTCTCTTCGAAGGGCTGTACCTCCTGTAAATGGGATATTATATTGCTTATGTACTCTTTTAAACTTCGTATATACTGGCTTTCCTCAGGAGCTCCAGTATCCTTTAATTCCAGAGACTCCGCTATATTTTTAGCCTCTCCTGTATCAGCGTGATGATCTCCTTCGCCCTTTTCTTTTTCGTCTTTATCGCTTTCTTGCGCCTCATCTTCCTCAGCCTTTTCCTCTATCGTCTTTTCTTCTATCTCCTTTTCCTCTAAAGTTTCTTCTTCCATAGTCTCTTTTTCTACGGTTTCCTCTGCCTCTTGTGTATCTTCTAAAGGCTTTGGCGGTGAATCCTCTACCTCCGGATTTTCTTGTTCTGGCTGTGAAAGCTCTGATTCCTCAGTGGCAATCATTTCTTTCCAGTTCCTGTAGCTATCGTCCATGATGCCCACCAGCGGCGTTATCAATCCACCGCCCAGTCTATCCACCGCAATGGCACACACCTTTAAGTCGTTCAGCCCAATCCCTTTTCCTTCAATGTCATCGGGATCAAAAATCCACTGAGAAATGCACCTGCCCATATCGTCCACTTTTAAATCGCCCATATCGATCACAGAAGGAATATTATCTTTAAAGCCCACAAGCATTCCTCTATATGAAAAATCCACCGGCTGTCTCAGGCCTGTCACGTATATGGTAACCCTACCCCTATTGCCAAACCTCTCAAACTTAAAAAAACCGTCAGCTTCTCCCCCGTCTACACAATACGCCCTATCATCCGGCTTTAAAACCACAAAAAATCTCTTAAAAAGCATACCTGCTCCCTCCTCACAATATAAGGTATGCTGGTCCTTGCTAAATATATATGGCATACCTTATACTTTTAGAACAGGAGCTGTTCAAGCTTGTTAGACAGACAGGCAAACTGATACAGGCTGAGGGTTTCTGCTCTTGCCCCTGGATCTATACCGCACTCCACAATAACCTTTCGCAATACATTTTTGTCGCCTGCGATATTTCCGTACAAGGCGTTTAATAGCGTCTTTCTCCTGCTGGAAAAAGCGGCTCTGACCACCTTAAAAAAATTCTCTTCATTTACATCCACAAGGGGCTTTTCTCTCATGCGCATTCTCACCACCACAGAGTCCACCGCTGGTTGGGGCTTAAAGCATTCCCTGGGAACCTCCAGTACCAACTCGGGAATGGCGTTGTATTGAACAGCGATGGAAAGCGCGCCATAATCTTTACTTCCCGGCACCGCTACGATTCTCCTGCCTACTTCTTTTTGGACCATGACTACTACCTTGTCGATTTTAGCCCGAAATTCCATTAGGCGCATGATTATAGGCGTGGTGATATAGTAAGGTAGATTGGCTACCACCGCAAACTGCCCTTCAAAAAAATCATCTAGATTGACATTCATTATGTTTCCCCAAACCAACACCACATTTTCCCTTTGTTCCATCCGCTCTTTTAATCGGTTGTACAATCGACGGTCTAATTCTACAGCTACCAACCTTTTTGCAACGTCAGCAAGCTTAAAAGTGAGAGCACCAGTTCCCGGTCCAATCTCCAGGACATCCCGACCTTTTACATCAGCTTCTCTCACAATAGCGTTAGCGATAGCATCATCTATGAGAAAGTTTTGTCCTAATCTCTTTTGTGGCTTTATTTTCGCCATAGCGCACCTCTCAATTAATGTGGTCCAATGCCTTCATAAATTCTTCTCTTGATATGTCGTACATATTTAACCTCTTTAAAAATTGGCTGGCGTTGGCATAACCTATGCCCAAAATGCATCCGACCTTTGCCCGCCTCACAGCAGCACAATGATTACCTACAAGCCCTGCGTCTATCATATCTTCCATTGTAAATACTTCCTTCCTATCTACCCTCCGAACCCTCGCTCTTTCTAGCGCCTTAATAATGCTCTCAGGTGAGGCATTTTCTACCCCTATGTCGCCATTTAAAGTCGCTTCGTCTCTGGGTATAAAGGCATGTCTTACGCCTTTTACCAGCGACGATATCTTTTTCCTGATCATCTCGCCGGCGTGATCGGGGTCTGTCAATACGATTACCCCTCTTTTTTTTTGAGCTGTCCGTATCAGCTGAATTGTCTCTTTACTCAGCCTGAAGCCTCCGGTAACAATAACATCTGTATCCACTGCTCTTTTAACAGCGCTTAAATCATCTCTTCCCTCTACTACAATCACTTCTTTTAACATGTCAACCGCCTCCAGAAGCCATTATTTCAGGATATACACCTTTACCAGCCGGCGACCATAGCGTTGTGCCTTTTCAGGCTCAGTAAAATATAGGTCTATTTTATTACCTACTATAGCGCTCCCTGTGTCGGCAGCTAACGCATAGCCATATCCTTCGACGTACAACCTGGTCCCCAAAGGTATAACAGAAGGATCTACCGCCGCAACCCCAGGCCTTGCCTTTATCCCTAAAGCCGTTATACCATAGCCTCTATCTCCTGGGGATTTACCTGTATCGCTATAACTGCAACTGTACGCTGTAGCTTCCATGGTCATAACCCTTGAGTACCTAATCGTCTCACCTCTGGAAGTTGTAATCATCCCTATAGTGCCCACAGCTATCACTTTGCTTATGGGAGCTTTAATCACTTTTTCTTCCAGCAAAGTACGAGCTATTTCTTTACCGTCCTTCAATATCACCTTGTACTTTAATTGTTTTTTGCCCTGTTGCCCTTCCTGAATAACCTTTGATTTACCTACTTCCAACCTAGTCGTATAACTCTTTTTCACATCAAAAGGAACATCTTTTACCTCAGTAACAATGCGTTCATCAACCCTGTATATCCTTATGGTTTCACCTGATTTAACGATTTCCCATAAAGAGGGTTTGACTTCATCCTTATTCCCAATCTTTATCCCAGCCTGTTTTATTATGTCTGCCACAAATTTTTTATCAGTTGATGTCTTTATTTTTTTGTTACCAATCTGTATGTTTACCCACTTAAGCTGTAAGTCAGGGTTGCCAAAAAGCCTTTGATTTATCCTGGCCAGCTGATTTCGGGGGATATTATATACAACAGCATTTTTAAACAATAGCTTTTTCCATCCGCTATTTTCCCTGACACGCGCTCTAAATAAAAAAGGCATCCAAACCAATGCAATAGCTATAGCAGTTACAAAGAGGTACCACCTCTTTTTCACTACCACCTCATCCCCTCCTTTCATTGCCCTATATTTTAACCTAAAAAAAAATTTGTGTCAAATTGTGTATCATTTAAAAATATGCTATTATAATATTATGCGATAATTATACCAAAATATACGCTGATTGTAAAAAATAGAGAGGTTACCCTCTCTGTTTTTAATACTATCTTAATAATTTGAATAAATCCCATGGTACGTATGCATGTGCCTCATGCACATATCGATGTGCAACATCAAAAGTGCAACAATATACCTCATCTCTATCAGCTCCTCATCCATCGGATGGGCTGGCATACCTGAATAAGGCATACCTGGCATCCAAGGCCAAGGCATCATGCCAGGCATATACCATGGCCCCATATCAGGACAAGGCATCGTTCCCGGCATTGTACCATGGTAAGGATAGTAAGGATACAACCCGGGGTCATACCAGTTTTTAGGCGCATTGCCACTGGACATATTCGCCAAAGGGTCTTTCTCTATATTATCCATTTATATACCTCCCCATGAAAATCGCTTACTACAATATATGTTATAAAAAACCCATATGTGATGCTTACAGCCCCAATAAGCCATGAAGAGGTGTATAATAAAGTATAACGCCCAATAGCCCACATATCAGCGTAAGCAAAATAGGGTCAAAATCTCTGTACGTCAGCACAAAAGCCAGCAAGAATATAAGCCAGCTGTACACATCTGTAAAAGCACCCCTGGCCATCGATAGCGCTGCAGCTGCTATAAGCCCTATACTGGCAGGCCTTATCCCTTTAAACATCCACTGTACTGCAGGTTTATAAGAAAACCGCGTAAAATATCTGGCTATGATTAAAATGATTATAAACGAAGGCAAGATCACCCCTACAGTGGCCAGTGCCGAGCCTAAAATACCCTTTAAAGCGTATCCTACGTATGTAGCAGAATTTATAGCTATAGGCCCTGGTGTTATTTGAGATATGGCTACCACATCAATAAATTCTTTACCGGAAATCCAATGGTTTACGCTCACTATCTCTTTCTGCATAACAGCCAGAACAGCATATCCTCCTCCAAAGCTAAATGCCCCTATCTTTATGAAGGAAAGCAACAATTTAATCAGTATCGCCATGCTCTTCTCCTCCTAAAATCACCATTGCCGATATCCCACCCAAAGCGGACAAAATTATGACGAGGATAGGATGCAGGTTCAAAAAAGCAACTGCTACAGCCGCCAGTATCGTGACAAGCAGCGAAGCACCTCTAATTTTAGTGGATTTAAGCAGGGTTACCACAGAGGCAGCTATCATAGCCGCCACAGCAGGTCTTATACCTTTAAATATGGCCTCTATTAGAGGGTTACTTTTCACAGACCTAAAAAACATGGCCACCAGCAAAATGGTAATAAAAGAAGGAAGGGAGGACCCCAAGGTAGCTATGATAGAACCTATGTACCCGCCCAACTTGTATCCCACGTATATGGACGTGTTTATTGAAATAGGTCCAGGGGCAGATTGGGCCACTGCTAATATGTCCAAAAATTCCTCGTCGTTAAGCCATTTGCGCTTTTCAGTGATCTCCTTTTTCATAAGAGGTACCATAGCGTATCCCCCGCCCAAGGTAAACGCCCCAATTTTAAAAAAGGCCAGAAACATCTCCCACATAAGCCTCATTAGCGCACTCGCCTCCCAACAACTACTCTTTCAATGCCCGACAAATCCTTTACCGTGTACACCGAATACCAAGACATCATGGATGCTACCTCTCGGGCTTGATTATATCCCACTTCAAAGGCTAATATCCCCTCTTTTTTAAGGTACAAAGGAGCTCCTGAGATTATTCTCCTGTAGAAATCAAGCCCATCCTCCCCTCCATCCAGCGCCAATACCGGTTCGCTCCTTACGTCTAAAGGCAAATCCTTTATACTACGGGATGGGATATAAGGGGGATTGGATACAATAGCATCAAATTTATGGGCAAATTCCTTTGGCAAAGCGCTATACAGGTCCCCTAAATAAAAAAACACCCTTGCATCGACGCTAAGTTTTCTAGCATTAAACGCAGCAATTTCCAATGCTGGCGCTGATACATCCACTGCGCAAACAACGCTGTCAGGGACAAAGCGCGCAATGCTTATACCGATACAACCACAGCCTGTGCCTATATCCAGCACCCAGGGAGCCTTTATCTTCTTGATTTCATCTATTACAGACTCTACCAGTACCTCTGTGTCAGGCCTCGGTATCAACACGCTGGGGTTAACGGCAAAATCCATACCCATAAACTCTTTTACGCCTGTTATGTAAGCGACGGGAATCCCCTTTATCCGTTTTTTTATAAGCTGCGCATAGCTTTCAATTTCATCCGGGCTCAGCGTTCTATCCCGCGCTGCTATAAGGTGGGATCTTTCGCATTTTAATGCGTAAGACATAATAAGCTCGGCATCCAGGCGAGACGTCTGGACACCGGCTTTTTTCAGTGACTTGGCTCCCCATAGAATAGCATCACGGACATTCCACTGTCTTTCCCTCATCCAAAACACCCTTTAGAGAACAAATAGCTACTTCAAGCTGGGAGTCATCGGGTTCCCTCGTGGTAAACTTCTGCAAGTAAAGTCCTAGCGCCGTCAGCCATTTTACAATCCTGTTATCGCTTCTGCCAGCCAGCTTGATAAATTCGTAAGAAATACCTGCTACTACAGGCAGCAAAACTATCCTGAGCACGATCCTCGCCTGGAGAGAAGGCCATTGGAAAACCGAAAAGACGATTATACTCACTATCATTACCACAAACAAAAAATTAGTACCACACCTGGGATGCAATGTAGAGTACTTTCTGGCATTTTCCACAGTCAGCTCTTCACCGTGTTCCAGGCAATGTATGACCTTGTGCTCAGCTCCATGGTACTGAAATACCCTCTGGATGTCTCTCATCATGGAGATTAGCGAAAGATAAATAAGGAATATTACAACTCGTAAAACGCCTTCCATTACATTTAAACCTGCAGACGATGGGACAATAACCTTTAAAAACGAGCTCACATAAGTGGGCAATATAAAAAACAAAAGCACGGCAAAGACCATTGACAGGAACAACGATGCCATCATCATAATCGAATCTTTTAAAGATTTTTCTTTCGGTCCATCATTATTTTCCTCAACCACATCAGCCGAGTACATCAGCGCTTTAATGCCGACGTAAAGAGAATCAAATAAAACGAAAGTACCCCTCAAAAAAGGCACATTTAAAATAGGGGCCCTTTTAGTAATAGGCAAAGACGGCTGTTTAAAAATACTTATGCTGCCATCCTGTTTTCTGACAGCCACGGCATACCCATTTTTGCCCCTCATCATAACGCCTTCTATGACCGCCTGGCCGCCGTAATCAAATTTCCTGCCCAAATCACATCACCCCATTCTCCTTCATTATAGCATAACTGCAAAAAAATAAAAGGGAACGACTAGCTTCCCTTTTATTTTTTTTCGCCCCAACCGTATTTCTTTGTAAACCGCTCCACACGGCCACCGGTATCTACAAATTTCTGCTGCCCTGTAAAGAAAGGATGGCACTTTGAACAGATCTCCACGTGGATCTCCTTTTTTGTAGATCCGGTAACAAACGTATTTCCACACGCGCACTTGACAATGGCATCATGGTAATACGTTGGATGTATACCTTTTTTCATCTACCTCACCTCTCTCCCATAGACCTTGCCATGGATTAATAATCTCAAATGACACTCTCTTATTATAATTGATTTTAGCCCTCTCGTCAATCGCGCCAACCTGTCAAACAATGGCGCTTTTAATCCCCTCTATAAATTCGCTGTTGTCCTTTGTCTTCATGAGCCTGTTTATGAGGAGCTCCATAATCTCCGCCGGCGGCGTCGTAGCCATGGCTTTCCTTATAAGCCACGTGGCTTCTAACTCGCGGCTGGAAAGAAGCAGCTCTTCCCGCCTGGTACCTGATTTGTATATATCAATAGCAGGGAATATCCTTCGCTCTGAAAGCTTTCTATCCAGGTGAAGCTCCATATTGCCTGTGCCTTTAAATTCTTCAAATATGACGTCATCCATTCTGCTACCTGTTTCAATGAGAGCAGTAGCCAGTATCGTCAAACTGCCTCCTTCTTCGATGTTTCGCGCGGCGCCGAAAAACCTCTTAGGCGGATGCAATGCAGCGGGATCCAGTCCCCCTGAGAGTGTTCTACCAGAAGGCGGAGTAGTAAGGTTATACGCTCTGGCCAGCCTCGTGATGCTATCCAGCAATATCACCACATCCTTTTTTTGCTCCACCATCCTCTTGGCCCTCTCCAGTACCATCTCAGCAACCTCTGTGTGATGCTCCGGAAGCTCATCAAAGGTGGAATACACCACTTCACCGTTAATAGACCTCTGCATATCAGTGACCTCTTCAGGTCTCTCGTCAATTAATAAAACTATCAGGTGCACTTCAGGATGATTTATCGATATGCTATTAGCTATTTTTTTCAAAAGAGTTGTTTTGCCCGCTTTAGGAGGAGCCACAATGAGACCCCTTTGCCCTTTTCCAATAGGGGCAATGAGATCCACCAGCCTGGTGGACAAATCGATAGGTGACGTCTCCAGTTTTAGCCTTTTTTTAGGGAAAATAGGCGTTAGATTTTCAAAGGGAATTCTATTTCTTATGGCATCAGGCCTGTCTCCGTTTACCGACTGAACGTATATTACCGCGCCGTACTTTTCATTCTCCTTAGGCAGCCTTATGATTCCTTTTACCCAATCCCCTACTTTTAAGCCAAAACGGCGAATTTGAGATTGGGAAATGTAGATGTCTTTATCTCCCTGAACGTAATTCTCAGCTCTTAAAAACCCGTAGCCGTCGGGCATTATGTCCAGTACGCCTTCTCCGATAGCTTCCCCTTGGGTTTCAATCATGTTGAGAATAGTCTCATCTTCCAGTTGTGTTACAATCCTCTTGATTTCTTTTTTGTTTTCCTCATCGATATCCTTTTTATCTATAACCGAAAGGACTTCCTGCTTTTCCTCGCTGATGCTTTTAAACCGCTTCTTTTTTAACTCATCTTCATCTATTACCCTCTCTTCAACCCCTGTATCCAGTTCTTCTTCCATTTCATCTTCTAACTTAGGAATTGCCATCTCCTCTTCCTTTTGGTCTTCAACAGGCTTGTTTTCCTGGATATCAGGTTGATCCGGCTGTTGTAACGCCTGCTCTTTTTCCTCTTCCTCCTTGCGATCTTCCTCTGAGCCTTTCACGCTTTCCAGATGGCTTTTAATAAAATCGATCAGTTCTTTTTTTCTGTACTTTGTAAAACCTTTTAGACCCATGCTTTTTGCAAAATCTCTTAGCTCAAATATACCCATTTCATCCAAATTTGGTATTTGCAAATAAAACACCTCCATTATTTCATGAATATTATTGCCATATTTTCCGGTATATTAACATATCCTCGGTAAAATTTCTCCTGCAGGCATATCTACGAATCTCTCTGTGCCGTACACGGTTTTCATCGTGACAATGCCCTTTCCCTGGTAGACTTCGCCTATTATATTGCAATCTCCGAACAAGGGGTCTGATTTTAAAATGGCCACCACATCATCCGCCACTGTCGGAGACGCAAATATAACGAGTTTTCCCTCATTAGCCAGAGTCAGCACGTCCAGTCCTAATATCTCGCAAGCGTTTACCACCTCTTCTTTTACGGGTATTTCGCTTTCGTAAATCCTTATATCCACATGACTGGATACAGCAATTTCGTTTAAAACTGCTGCCAACCCACCTCTCGTGGGATCTCTCATGGCGTGTATCTCGCTTCCCAACGGAAATAGCTTTTCTACTACCCTGTTCAAAGGAGCACAATCGCTTACCACGTCCACATTCAGGTTAAGCCCTTCTCGCTTTGCCAGCACCGATATGCCGTGCTCGCCTAGAGTCCCTGTCACAATAACCTTATCGCCAGGCTTGACATTATGAGCTGAAATTCCCTTTATTTTAACCACGCCTATTCCAGACGTATTGATGTATAAGCCATCGGCCTTTCCTCTCTCAACGACTTTAGTATCACCTGTAACTATTTTTACCCCCACTTCTTTAGCCGTTTCAGCCATGGACTTAACTATCTTTTCCAGATCCTCAATTTCAAATCCTTCTTCAATTATAAATGACGTAGAAATATATTCAGGAATTGCACCTCTTGAAGAAAGGTCATTAACAGTTCCGCATATAGACAATTTGCCAATATCTCCACCAGGGAAAAACAGGGGTTTTACTACAAAGGAATCTGTAGTAAATGCAATTTCCCCATTTGCGTTTAGAATAGACGCATCTTCCAAACCCCTTAAAATGTCGTTATCAAAATACTTTAAAAACAACTTTAAAATATCCTGCGAAGACCTGCCACCGCCACCATGCTTTAATTCTATCCTTCCCATTTTTACACCTCTTTTATTATAACATAAATTGTACCTTTCAAAAATATTTTTTGTAAAAATTTTAACCAATTTTTCACCGCAAATTTAATACAAAATGGCTATTTCGATAAACCTTTGAAATAAGCTATAGCTGCCTGTCCCAATGAAATACCTCCGTCATTGCAGGGCACTTTGCTGTGAACGTAGACGTTGAAACCCTTGCTTTTTAATTGGCTTTTAATATTACTGAGCAAGTATCGGTTTTGAAATACTCCTCCTGTGAGAACGACGTCGAGCACGCCAGTAAGGCGTCCCACCCTTTCCACGGCGTCCACTGTAAACCTGACAATGGAATTGTGAAACCTAAGGGCAATGGCGCCTAGCGGCTCTCCCGCTTCCAGATCCCTGTACGCCGACACGACTGTGTTCACAGGATTAATAACGCCTTTTCCCTGGCCCAGAGGATCGCTTTCTATGCTGTATTCGTAATAACCAGAAGCCTTCTCGTCTATAAGTGATTCTAGCTGAGCAGCCGCCTGACCTTCGTAGCTTACATAATGCCTTATTCCCAATACCGCAGCAACGGCATCAAACAACCTGCCCATACTTGATACTTCTGGCGCATTGATCCTCTTTTCCCACTGGGCTTTAAGCAGGCAAAGCTCTTTCTGGTCAATGCTTTGCTCAAAAAGCTTGAAATCTGACCCCGATTCAAACATATACGCCAGCCCTGTTTTGTAAATTTTCTTTATAGCGCTGGCTCCTCCTATAAGGGGAATGTACTTTAAATGGTAATACCTGCTGTAGCCGCCAAGATCAGCTATCATTATCTCTCCGCCCCACAGCCTGCCGTCGTCCCCATACCCTGTACCGTCATATGCAACACCTATTACCTTTCCTGAAAGGCCACTGTCCACCATGCATGACACGATATGGGCGTGATGGTGCTGCACGGCTATCTTTTTCAAATCCTTTGCAGCCTCGGCGTATTGAGTGGTAATATAGTCAGGGT
This window contains:
- the yabP gene encoding sporulation protein YabP; this translates as MDAPHNVFIEGRQKAKISGVVEVMSFNDDSVNLSTNLGGLAIKGKDLHINKLNLDEGELVIEGTIISLNYTNKENIKGQSRGLLSKMFR
- the yabN gene encoding bifunctional methyltransferase/pyrophosphohydrolase YabN is translated as MEINVVGLGPGNESFITKQTEEVLKWSDEIYLRTKRHPSAEWLDKNGFKYETFDFLYDSSDSFEQVYIKIADFLIEKVLSGKKVAYAVPGHPLIAEKSVEHLMNLAQKKGINVCIHSAVSFIDAVITAVKYDPVNGLKIIDGLSLGSQMPDRSCGNIITQVYDALVASDIKLKLMKVYDPEQDIMFVRSAGIPKQESVRRIKLFQLDMQKDIDHLTCIYIPPASSSPYDFRDLVGIMERLRGEGGCPWDREQTHESLKQYLIEECYEVIEAINKKDPGKLQEELGDVLFQVVFHSRIAEEEGLFDIGDVINGVCSKMILRHPHIFSGVKVSGTDEVLSNWDEIKKGEKGYTSTTQILKDIPKELPALMRSYKVQHKAAKVGFDWDKVEDAMDKLYEEINELKEVYKSGDREKIVEEMGDVLFACVNVSRFLKVEPEQALTGTIEKFISRFSYIEKKAAEKGKSVQDMSLSEMDALWNEAKSHNLQEDDQK
- the rsmA gene encoding 16S rRNA (adenine(1518)-N(6)/adenine(1519)-N(6))-dimethyltransferase RsmA, whose translation is MAKIKPQKRLGQNFLIDDAIANAIVREADVKGRDVLEIGPGTGALTFKLADVAKRLVAVELDRRLYNRLKERMEQRENVVLVWGNIMNVNLDDFFEGQFAVVANLPYYITTPIIMRLMEFRAKIDKVVVMVQKEVGRRIVAVPGSKDYGALSIAVQYNAIPELVLEVPRECFKPQPAVDSVVVRMRMREKPLVDVNEENFFKVVRAAFSSRRKTLLNALYGNIAGDKNVLRKVIVECGIDPGARAETLSLYQFACLSNKLEQLLF
- a CDS encoding 3D domain-containing protein → MVVKKRWYLFVTAIAIALVWMPFLFRARVRENSGWKKLLFKNAVVYNIPRNQLARINQRLFGNPDLQLKWVNIQIGNKKIKTSTDKKFVADIIKQAGIKIGNKDEVKPSLWEIVKSGETIRIYRVDERIVTEVKDVPFDVKKSYTTRLEVGKSKVIQEGQQGKKQLKYKVILKDGKEIARTLLEEKVIKAPISKVIAVGTIGMITTSRGETIRYSRVMTMEATAYSCSYSDTGKSPGDRGYGITALGIKARPGVAAVDPSVIPLGTRLYVEGYGYALAADTGSAIVGNKIDLYFTEPEKAQRYGRRLVKVYILK
- a CDS encoding chromate transporter encodes the protein MRLMWEMFLAFFKIGAFTLGGGYAMVPLMKKEITEKRKWLNDEEFLDILAVAQSAPGPISINTSIYVGYKLGGYIGSIIATLGSSLPSFITILLVAMFFRSVKSNPLIEAIFKGIRPAVAAMIAASVVTLLKSTKIRGASLLVTILAAVAVAFLNLHPILVIILSALGGISAMVILGGEEHGDTD
- the rnmV gene encoding ribonuclease M5, which produces MLKEVIVVEGRDDLSAVKRAVDTDVIVTGGFRLSKETIQLIRTAQKKRGVIVLTDPDHAGEMIRKKISSLVKGVRHAFIPRDEATLNGDIGVENASPESIIKALERARVRRVDRKEVFTMEDMIDAGLVGNHCAAVRRAKVGCILGIGYANASQFLKRLNMYDISREEFMKALDHIN
- a CDS encoding HU family DNA-binding protein is translated as MNKADVVSSIAEKSELTKKDAEKALDAFIETVIEALEKGDKIQLVGFGTFEVRERAERKGINPQTKEEIMIPASKAPVFKAGKLLKERVK
- a CDS encoding RNA-binding S4 domain-containing protein; amino-acid sequence: MRLDKYLKVSRLIKRRTVAKEACDEGRVLVNGKVAKAGTDVQVGDVIELQLGTRTVKVMVTQVQEHVLKENAGEMYKML
- a CDS encoding chromate transporter; the encoded protein is MAILIKLLLSFIKIGAFSFGGGYAVLAVMQKEIVSVNHWISGKEFIDVVAISQITPGPIAINSATYVGYALKGILGSALATVGVILPSFIIILIIARYFTRFSYKPAVQWMFKGIRPASIGLIAAAALSMARGAFTDVYSWLIFLLAFVLTYRDFDPILLTLICGLLGVILYYTPLHGLLGL